In the genome of Aspergillus flavus chromosome 8, complete sequence, one region contains:
- a CDS encoding putative extracellular exo-polygalacturonase (Probable exopolygalacturonase B): MKFFLATLFASAVSSIAVDRLIPGAQIIPESDTRALLRVGGHHDKYHDRRTITIRPSRNDTDDVSRDFLWGIKHANHGGRLLLKKGEKYVIGRKLDLTFLDDIEVQLDGELKFTDDVSYWQENNFYYDFQKSITFWRWGGKDIKIFGTGLLNGNGQRWYNEFAGQEILDPDNEYYRPILFLTENATRISVEGITQLNSPCWTNFFIQSKDVSFDDVYIHAFSTNKSALPKNSDGFDSLNVDGLTVTNTRVDVGDDCFSPKPNTTNIFVQNLLCNNTHGVSMGSIGQYPGVMDIIEHAYIENVTLLNGQNGARLKAWAGQDVGYGRINNITYKNIRIENTDAPVVLDQCYFDIEAAECAQYPSQVNVTNILFENISGTSSGKNGKVVADLVCSPNAVCSDIQLKNINLTSPAGSPPEIVCEGVQGDIGVECQASAD; encoded by the exons ATGAAGTTCTTCCTTGCAACTCTCTTTGCGAGCGCAGTCAGCAGCATCGCGGTTGACCGGCTTATCCCTGGAGCACAGATCATCCCAGAGAGCGACACAAGGGCCTTACTGCGTGTTGGTGGCCATCATGACAAGTACCATGACCGTCGCACAATAACTATTCGACCTTCCCGGAATGATACGGATGATGTATCGAGGGACTTCCTTTGGGGTATCAAGCATGCTAACCACGGGGGACGACTTCTTCTCAAGAAAGGGGAGAAGTATGTGATTGGTAGAAAGCTTGACCTGACATTCTTAGACGACATTGAGGTGCAACTAGATGGAGAATTGAAG TTTACGGATGACGTCTCCTACTGGCAAGAGAACAATTTCTATTATGATTTCCAGAAATCTATTACGTTTTGGCGCTGGGGCGGGAAAGATATCAAGATCTTTGGAACTGGCTTGTTGAACGGAAACGGCCAGAGATGGTACAACGAGTTTGCAGGGCAGGAAATTTTG GATCCCGACAATGAGTACTATCGTCCAATCCTCTTCCTGACTGAAAACGCAACCCGGATTTCTGTTGAAGGCATCACGCAGTTGAACTCACCTTGCTGGACCAATTTTTTCATCCAGTCAAAGGACGTCTCATTTGATGACGTTTACATCCATGCATTTTCTACAAATAAATCA GCCTTACCTAAAAATAGCGACGGCTTTGACTCACTTAATGTTGACGGGTTGACGGTCACAAATACGCGGGTTGACGTCGGAGATGATTGCTTCTCGCCCAAGccaaacaccaccaacatctTCGTGCAGAACTTGTTGTGCAACAACACCCATGGGGTTAGCATGGGCAGTATTGGGCAGTATCCAGGGGTAATGGACATCATCGAGCACGCCTACATTGAGAATGTAACCTTGTTGAATGGGCAG AACGGTGCGCGTCTTAAAGCGTGGGCTGGCCAGGACGTGGGCTATGGGCGAATCAACAACATCACGTACAAAAACATCCGTATTGAGAATACTGACGCCCCGGTGGTCCTGGATCAATGCTATTTTGATATTGAGGCAGCGGAATGTGCCCAGTACCCCTCCCAGGTGAATGTGACCAACATTCTCTTCGAGAATATCTCTGGAACATCGTCCGGCAAGAATGGAAAGGTGGTGGCCGATCTTGTGTGTTCGCCAAATGCGGTGTGCTCGGATATTCAATTGAAGAACATTAATCTGACTAGTCCTGCTGGGAGTCCACCAGAGATTGTCTGTGAAGGGGTTCAAGGAGACATTGGGGTAGAATGTCAGGCTTCAGCCGACTGA
- a CDS encoding putative C6 transcription factor, with amino-acid sequence MYKDRELENHNEQTSTSPDSILVPRRRRPALSCTVCRRRKLKCDRALPCSQCVKSKTPDLCVYSGPAPGQPLETRPIRTASNRANVSSNHTSPAHSGLYVFDSRHQSTNRITKPKGRPEEVQELRHRVQVLESALSKAGSIQTPDSSACESVSDYGPRITSDSLLLSEDVKYLPGRACFRGKNGKTRYCGRCHSALSFSFFKDVASYFQDRRMQKKSKSPEYLKLKKFRGEMLSREKQDHQKAYREKAFTLEEMLPHRRVADELVSLYLSTFETTYRILHVPTFLKQYETYWAGTETADMAFIAKLLAVMAASSCFFSPTTRLNENDTLHSAAGGWIMAVQSWISSINVSSTIDFNMLQIQCILILARQADATDGDVVWISSGSLIRSAMMIGLHRNPARFPKMTRFWAEMRRRLWATILELDLQSALDGGMPPSIDLEEYDCDPPSNYDDEDLTEDLTEDVIPKDAAMITRSSFQVLLARSLSLRVRVAKLVNSLKFALSYDEALRLSEQLVQYRDNALALFSDNASTSISPESLQFTRSFLMFIMVRFLLVLHRPFSLSVQLSPKFSYSRKICLESSLEMLSQLDAPAVSLPEAQACPHLGQLSGGMFRDEFFHAAITVCVEVSLQASEFSSSKQPPGQLSSLSSLNDLVRSQQDVLVRAVEHTLDTFGSRISPRGKGCKAFIFLAMAVASVKARLNGEDALRKVEQVAAKSIKDCERLIRGKAWADIRREDGPVVPDTLAANLNSAAPEIPFDPALVPYESASVSPLDFGNLFDSADYGFPELWNIDFITGF; translated from the exons ATGTACAAAGATCGCGAATTAGAAAATCATAACGAACAAACGTCAACATCACCGGACTCGATTTTAGTACCCCGACGGCGCCGACCGGCTCTTTCTTGTACAGTGTGCAGGCGCCGCAAGCTCAAATGTGACCGAGCATTACCGTGCTCGCAATGCGTCAAGTCGAAGACCCCAGACCTCTGCGTTTACTCCGGACCCGCGCCAGGCCAGCCGTTGGAGACTCGACCGATTCGCACCGCTTCCAACCGGGCCAATGTGTCTAGTAATCACACCAGTCCAGCCCATAGTGGGCTCTACGTCTTCGACTCGAGGCACCAGTCTACGAACCGAATTACCAAGCCCAAAGGACGCCCCGAGGAAGTGCAAGAACTCCGACATCGCGTGCAGGTGTTGGAAAGTGCATTGTCCAAAGCCGGATCGATCCAAACGCCGGACAGTTCGGCATGTGAATCTGTGTCAGACTACGGGCCCCGGATAACATCGGATTCTTTACTTCTCAGTGAGGACGTCAAGTATCTACCAGGACGAGCATGTTTTAGGGGGAAAAATGGGAAAACCAGATACTGCGGACGTTGTCATTCAGCACTATCTTTTTCATTT TTCAAAGACGTGGCCTCCTACTTTCAAGACCGACGCATGCAGAAGAAGTCGAAAAGCCCGGAATATCTCAAATTGAAAAAGTTCAGGGGCGAGATGCTATCTCGGGAGAAGCAAGATCATCAGAAGGCATACCGTGAGAAAGCTTTCACGCTGGAAGAGATGCTCCCGCATCGGAGAGTCGCCGATGAGCTAGTTAGCTTGTATCTGTCTACATTTGAAACGACATATCGAATCTTGCACGTTCCAACATTTCTCAAGCAATATGAGACATACTGGGCTGGTACCGAAACCGCTGATATGGCCTTTATTGCCAAACTTTTGGCGGTGATGGCTGCCAGCAGCTGCTTTTTTAGCCCAACGACGAGACTCAATGAGAACGATACTTTGCATAGTGCGGCGGGAGGGTGGATTATGGCAGTTCAGTCTTGGATCTCATCCATTAACGTTAGCTCAACGATTGACTTCAACATGTTGCAGATCCAGTGTATCTTGATTCTCGCACGCCAGGCTGACGCTACAGATGGGGATGTTGTCTGGATCTCTTCGGGCTCTTTGATCCGCTCTGCCATGATGATAGGGTTGCACCGGAACCCCGCGCGCTTTCCAAAGATGACTAGGTTTTGGGCTGAAATGCGTCGCCGCCTGTGGGCTACCATCTTGGAGCTGGATCTGCAGTCAGCCTTGGACGGAGGGATGCCTCCTTCAATCGACTTAGAAGAATATGACTGTGACCCACCGTCAAAttatgacgatgaagacctgACGGAAGATCTGACAGAGGACGTTATCCCGAAGGACGCAGCGATGATAACACGCAGTAGTTTCCAGGTTCTGCTGGCGCGGTCATTGTCGTTGCGTGTTCGAGTAGCGAAGTTAGTCAATAGTTTGAAGTTCGCTTTGTCTTATGACGAGGCATTGCGCCTGAGCGAACAACTGGTTCAGTACCGGGATAATGCCTTGGCCTTGTTCTCCGATAACGCATCCACATCAATTTCCCCTGAGAGTCTGCAGTTCACGAGGTCGTTCTTGATGTTCATCATGGTCAGGTTTTTACTTGTTCTTCACCGTCCATTCTCTCTCAGTGTGCAATTGTCGCCCAAATTTTCCTATTCACGAAAGATCTGTCTCGAGTCATCTCTGGAAATGCTTTCTCAGCTGGATGCTCCCGCTGTTAGCCTCCCAGAGGCACAAGCATGTCCACATCTAGGACAGCTTAGTGGCGGGATGTTCCGAGACGAATTTTTCCACGCCGCGATCACCGTCTGTGTGGAGGTTTCCCTCCAAGCTAGCGAGTTTTCCTCATCGAAACAGCCCCCTGGCCAGCTTAGCTCACTAAGTTCGCTAAATGACCTGGTACGGTCCCAGCAGGATGTCTTAGTCCGGGCCGTAGAGCATACGCTGGACACCTTTGGCAGCCGAATTTCGCCACGGGGGAAAGGGTGCAAGGCATTTATTTTCCTTGCAATGGCTGTCGCATCTGTCAAGGCGCGTCTGAACGGAGAGGATGCCCTAAGGAAGGTCGAACAGGTAGCTGCAAAATCCATCAAGGACTGTGAACGGCTGATTCGAGGGAAAGCCTGGGCCGATATTCGAAGAGAAGATGGTCCCGTTGTG CCGGATACCTTAGCAGCTAACCTGAACTCTGCGGCTCCCGAGATACCGTTTGATCCTGCGTTGGTTCCCTACGAGTCAGCCTCTGTTTCC CCGCTGGACTTTGGTAATCTATTCGACTCGGCAGACTACGGATTTCCGGAACTATGGAATATAGACTTTATAACAGGATTTTGA